The Pedococcus dokdonensis region GCGAGGGCATCGACACCCTCGACTCGCTGGCCGACGGCGACCGGGTCGCGGCTGTCGTGGCAGATCTCACCGAGGCCGCCGAGCCCCACGACCTCGACGCGCTGCGCGCCCTCGTGGCCCCGGCAATCAAAGGCCTGCGCCCCAGTGGCCGGGTGATCGTGATCGGCCGAGACCCGAGCAGTGCCAACGGTTTCGCACAGGCTGCGACCCGTCGCGCCCTCGAGGGCATCACCCGCTCGATCGGCAAGGAGCTGCGTGCTGGTGCCACCGCCAACCTCGTCCTCGTCGCTGATGGTGCCGAGGCGAACGCCGACGCGGCGGTGCGCTTCATGCTGTCCGGCCGCGCGGCATACGTCGATGGTCAAGTGGTGCGGGTCGGCGCAGGTGCTCCGTCCGAGCCCGCCGACTGGGCGAAGCCGCTGGCGGGCAAGGTCGCGGTCGTGACCGGCGCGGCCCGCGGGATCGGCGCGTCGATCGCCGACGTGCTGGCCCGCGACGGCGCCACGGTCGTGTGCGTCGACATCCCGGCAGCCGGTGACTCGTTGGCCCGCACCGCCAACCGCGTCGGCGGCACGGCGCTGCAGCTCGATGTCACCGCACCCGATGCGGGACGACAGATCCTCGACCATGCCAGCGCACGCCACGGCGGCCTCGACATCGTGGTGCACAACGCCGGCATCACCCGGGACAAGCTGCTCGCCAACATGGACGAGGCTCGGTGGGCGTCGGTGATCGACGTCAACCTGGGCTCGATCCTGAGGATGAACGAGGTGCTGCTCGCCGAGGGTGGTGTCCGCGACGGGGGGCACGTCGTGCTCGTCTCGTCGATCGCCGGGATCGCCGGCAACCGCGGTCAGACCAACTACGGGGCGTCGAAGGCCGGGGTGATCGGCCTGGTCGATGCGCTCTCCGCAGACCCGCAGCTCAGGACTCGTGGCATCACCGTCAACGCCGTGGCCCCCGGTTTCATCGAGACCGAGATGACGGCCAAGGTCCCGTTCGCGACGCGGGAGGTCGGGCGACTCCTCAACTCCCTCAACCAGGGCGGCCTGCCCGTCGACGTCGCCGAGACGATCGCCTGGTTCAGCCAGGACGCCAACGCGGGCGTGACCGGCAACGTCGTGCGGGTCTGCGGCCAGAGCCTGCTCGGAGCCTGACGTGCCGGTCCGCACCCTCACCGAGTCGCCCGCACTCGCACCGTTGTTCGCCAAGGCCGCCCTCACGCAGCGCGGCCGTCGGGGCGACCTGCCTGACGTGGCCCTGCACCGCGAGGGCGTCGTCATCGACCGCGACCGCCTGCTCGCCTACGAGCGGGTCTGTGGCTTCGGCGGCGGCGACGTGCTGCCCCACACCTACCCCCATGTGCTCGGCTTCCCCCTCCAGGTCGCCCTGATGGCCGACCGGTCGTTCCCGCTCCCGTTGCCCGGGCTCGTGCACCTCGAGAACACCATCACCGTGCACCGTCGACTCACCGCCGACGACCGGCTCGACCTCACCGTGCACGCCGAGCACCTCCGGCCCCACCCGAAAGGGCGCCTCGTCGACCTGGTCACCGAGGTCGTCGTCGACGGAGAGCGGGTCTGGCAGGGGCGCAGCACCTACTTGCGCCGCGGTCGCAGCGACCACGAGGCCGCGCGGGGCGCCCAGGCGCCGCCCTTGCCCGACCGGGCGCCCGCCGGCGTCGTCCGGGTGCCCGAGGGCCAGGGCCGCGCCTACGCCGCGGTGTCCGGTGACGTCAACCCGATCCACCTGCACGCGCTGACAGCCAAGGCGATGGGGTTCCCGAGGGCGATCGCCCACGGGATGTGGACCGCGGCCCGCACCCTGGCCGCGCTGGGTCCGCACACCGCGGATGCGGGGACCTCACACGTGTGGTTCGCCAAGCCGGTGCTGCTGCCCAGCACCGTGGAGCTGGTGGTCGACGACTCGGACGCTGTGACCGTCGCTGGTCTGCGGTCGGCGAAGGACCCCTCGACGACCCACCTCACCCTGACCCTCGAGCACTGACGCGCGGCACCCGCGCGGTCACAGGCGCTTGGCGTAGTAGCGGGCCAGCTCGGAGTCGGCGTAGTGCCCGAACCGTGCCGTCGGCTGGTAGCCGGCCGACTCGTAGAGCGCGATCGCCTCGGTCTGCACGCTGCCCGTCTCGAGGGCCAGCACCTCGACGTCGGCGTCGCGGGCGGAGTCCTCGAGAGCGGTGAGCAGCAAGCGGGCCAGACCGCGCCGCCGGAGGGTGGGGGACACGAACATCCGCTTCACCTCGGCACACCGCCCGCCGACCAGCTCGTCGAGCTCGGGCCGTCTGCGCCACCCGCCCATCGCCACGGGGGAGCCGTCCAGCAGCCCGAGCAGGAAGTGGCCCAGCGGGGGGTCGAACTCCGTGGGGTCGACGGGGGAGTCGTCGGGCCCGCCGTAGATCTGGACGTAGTAGGCCTGCACCTCGGTCACGAGTGCCTGGACCCGGGTGTCAGCGAACGCGACTCGCTCGACGGCCCAGTCACCGGCGGGGCCCGGCCGGCTGCCGGTGGTCGAAGCAGTCACGAGCCGAGCGCCGCCACGGCCTCGGCCACCGGCACCTTGCCGTCCACCAGGTCCACGGTCCGGCCGCGTCCGTGGCCCGTGACGAGCAGCTCGGCCAGCACGGCGGCCACGTCGCGACGGGTGACCGACCCAGGGTCGAGCTGCTCGCCGAGCTTGACCCGCCCGCTCGGCTCGTCGTCGGTGAGCCGACCGGGCCGCACCACCGTCCACTCGAGCCCCTGTCGTGCCCGGAGGTCGTCGTCGGCCGCCCCCTTGGCCCGCAGGTAGACCTGGAACACGTCGTCGCTGTCGGGGTCGGCGCCCTCGGTGCCCATTGCCGACACCATGACGTAGCGGGTCACCCCGGCCTGCTCGGCGGCATCGGCCAGCAGCGCCGCCGCGGCGCGGTCGACGCTCTCTTTGCGCTCGGCCCCACTCCCGGGGCCGGCGCCGGCGGCGAACACCACGGCGTCGGCACCGGCGACGGCTGCGGCCAGCTGGTCGACGGTCGCCTTCTCCAGGTCCACCACCTCCCCGCGGGCACCCAGCTTGGCGAGGTCGGCCAGGTGGTCGGGGTTGCGCACCAGACCCACTGGCTCGTGGCCGGCCTCCGAGAGCAGCCGCTCGAGGTGCTGCGCGATCTGGCCGTGCCCTCCGGCGATGACGACGATCATGCGCTCTGTCTACCACCAGCCCCCGATGCCTCGGAGGCTGAAGGACCGCTGACGCCCTTCGTACAGTGGGAGCCATGACGCCACAACCGCTGACCGCCGAGTTCCTGTTGCTCGCCCACAGTGACGAGGACGGCAAGGCGCTGATCGACAGCACCAAGCTGAAGGCCGCCGTGGCCGGGGCGGCGATCGTCGACCTCACCCTCGACGGTGCGCTGCGCCTCACCGAGCCGGGCGACCCGGAGTTCAAGCCCGGGCGACTGGTGCGCACCACCCGCCACGTCTCCGACCCACTGCTGGCCCAGGTGGTCGAGATGTCTCACGACCGCAAGCCGAAGGACGCGGTGGGTCGGATCGGCGGTGCGAGCGCCTGGCGGAACCGTGCGGGGGAGATCAAGGACGCCGTGATGGGTGACCTGGTCGCCCAAGGTGTGGTGGTCCGTCAGGAGGGCAAGGTGCTGGGGCTGTTTCCCAC contains the following coding sequences:
- a CDS encoding 3-oxoacyl-ACP reductase codes for the protein MPGTYAGFVNSPVGKRLAKQLGLPRPTALRRYAVGAPLIDGAVLVGGLGSAPLAARVGKLLASEGIDTLDSLADGDRVAAVVADLTEAAEPHDLDALRALVAPAIKGLRPSGRVIVIGRDPSSANGFAQAATRRALEGITRSIGKELRAGATANLVLVADGAEANADAAVRFMLSGRAAYVDGQVVRVGAGAPSEPADWAKPLAGKVAVVTGAARGIGASIADVLARDGATVVCVDIPAAGDSLARTANRVGGTALQLDVTAPDAGRQILDHASARHGGLDIVVHNAGITRDKLLANMDEARWASVIDVNLGSILRMNEVLLAEGGVRDGGHVVLVSSIAGIAGNRGQTNYGASKAGVIGLVDALSADPQLRTRGITVNAVAPGFIETEMTAKVPFATREVGRLLNSLNQGGLPVDVAETIAWFSQDANAGVTGNVVRVCGQSLLGA
- a CDS encoding GNAT family N-acetyltransferase produces the protein MTASTTGSRPGPAGDWAVERVAFADTRVQALVTEVQAYYVQIYGGPDDSPVDPTEFDPPLGHFLLGLLDGSPVAMGGWRRRPELDELVGGRCAEVKRMFVSPTLRRRGLARLLLTALEDSARDADVEVLALETGSVQTEAIALYESAGYQPTARFGHYADSELARYYAKRL
- a CDS encoding NAD(P)H-binding protein — protein: MIVVIAGGHGQIAQHLERLLSEAGHEPVGLVRNPDHLADLAKLGARGEVVDLEKATVDQLAAAVAGADAVVFAAGAGPGSGAERKESVDRAAAALLADAAEQAGVTRYVMVSAMGTEGADPDSDDVFQVYLRAKGAADDDLRARQGLEWTVVRPGRLTDDEPSGRVKLGEQLDPGSVTRRDVAAVLAELLVTGHGRGRTVDLVDGKVPVAEAVAALGS
- a CDS encoding MaoC/PaaZ C-terminal domain-containing protein → MPVRTLTESPALAPLFAKAALTQRGRRGDLPDVALHREGVVIDRDRLLAYERVCGFGGGDVLPHTYPHVLGFPLQVALMADRSFPLPLPGLVHLENTITVHRRLTADDRLDLTVHAEHLRPHPKGRLVDLVTEVVVDGERVWQGRSTYLRRGRSDHEAARGAQAPPLPDRAPAGVVRVPEGQGRAYAAVSGDVNPIHLHALTAKAMGFPRAIAHGMWTAARTLAALGPHTADAGTSHVWFAKPVLLPSTVELVVDDSDAVTVAGLRSAKDPSTTHLTLTLEH
- a CDS encoding GOLPH3/VPS74 family protein produces the protein MTPQPLTAEFLLLAHSDEDGKALIDSTKLKAAVAGAAIVDLTLDGALRLTEPGDPEFKPGRLVRTTRHVSDPLLAQVVEMSHDRKPKDAVGRIGGASAWRNRAGEIKDAVMGDLVAQGVVVRQEGKVLGLFPTTSWPLADPAVRQEVLERVRATVVDGADPDERTGALVALVYSVDLLPKLFPEQRKRDIQARGKAVAHGDWGSEAVRRAIQDVQTAITAAIVATTVAASSGSG